In Gossypium arboreum isolate Shixiya-1 chromosome 5, ASM2569848v2, whole genome shotgun sequence, a single genomic region encodes these proteins:
- the LOC108451248 gene encoding uncharacterized protein LOC108451248 has translation MGFFNQTLKHFFAFLVISLAFLLLSYYSSPASCNETLPKISSTDPSNRRPAAAYQVLRIKNATPFFLKRPGRGLEKKRKRKMMKRRKINMDRNFKTGPFTVMLPKGFVPPSGSSPCHNDKPDSAVAPDLICGLSGTTAKP, from the coding sequence ATGGGTTTCTTTAATCAAACCTTGAAGcatttctttgcttttcttgtcATCTCCTTGGCCTTCCTCCTCCTCTCCTATTATTCTTCCCCTGCCTCATGCAATGAAACCCTTCCCAAGATCAGCAGCACCGATCCTTCCAACCGCCGACCAGCCGCCGCTTACCAAGTGTTGCGCATCAAGAACGCCACGCCCTTCTTCTTGAAGAGGCCGGGCAGGGGATTGGAGaagaagaggaagaggaagaTGATGAAACGGAGGAAGATCAACATGGACAGAAACTTCAAAACCGGGCCTTTCACTGTCATGCTCCCCAAGGGCTTTGTCCCTCCTTCCGGTTCATCTCCATGCCACAATGACAAGCCCGACTCGGCGGTCGCACCGGACCTCATCTGTGGCCTCTCCGGTACTACTGCAAAACCCTAG
- the LOC108453420 gene encoding mannosyl-oligosaccharide 1,2-alpha-mannosidase MNS3-like isoform X1: MSKSLPYSMKDVHYDNAKFRHRSLFKVITQTLLTSNMRRECGSCSTGKFLGLLMIFGLACLMLTHTNKAHSVSDGLAKGIATNEEHKEVTDIGIRFKKLFRRAPRLPPRLSPDEKIIHHNFTGKLNEPNVEEQWKARQQNVKDAFTHAWSGYKKFAMGYDELMPVSRLGVDGLGGLGATVVDALDTAMIMGLDDVVSEASSWIESHLLDRIRQKGQVNLFETTIRVLGGLLSAYHLSGGDQGMTLAQKGPKPTIYLDIAKNLADRLLSAFTSSPTTIPFSDVVLRDSSAHSAPDGLSSTSEVSTLQLEFNYLSAISGDPKYSTEGMKVLAHLKTLPKTEGLVPIYISPHSGEFSGENIRLGSRGDSYYEYLIKVWLQLRDTQDGNFTYLHDMYEEAMRGVKHMLVQKSTPSELFFVGELPVGPKGYLSPKMDHLVCFLPGTLALGATKGLTKEKAMKDNLLTFEDLDNLKLAEDLTKTCFEMYSVTSTGLAPEIAYFHTKDYFESGLDGGNKSSEYVNDIIIKHADRHNLLRPETVESLFVLYRITQDPKYREWGWQIFESFEKYTKVESGGYSSLDDVTTVPPPKRDKMETFFLGETLKYLYLLFGDSSVMPLDKFVFNTEAHPLPIKSS, translated from the exons ATGTCGAAATCGCTTCCTTATTCTATGAAAGATGTTCACTACGATAACGCCAAGTTTCGTCACCGATCTCTTTTCAAG GTGATCACTCAAACCTTACTTACTAGTAATATGAGGCGTGAATGCGGAAGTTGTAGTACAGGGAAGTTTTTAGGTTTATTAATGATCTTTGGCTTAGCATGTCTTATGTTGACTCATACAAATAAAgcacattctgtttctgatggaCTAGCAAAAGGTATTGCGACAAATGAAGAACATAAGGAAGTTACTGATATTGGCATCAGGTTTAAAAAACTTTTCCGAAGAGCACCCCGCCTTCCTCCTCGATTATCGCCAGATGAAAAAATCATTCATCATAATTTTACCGGTAAATTAAATGAGCCTAATGTTGAAGAACAATGGAAAGCTAGACAACAAAATGTAAAGGATGCTTTCACCCATGCATGGTCTGGCTATAAGAAGTTTGCAATGGGTTATGATGAGCTGATGCCAGTGAGCCGGCTTGGAGTTGATGGGCTTGGAGGTCTAGGTGCTACAGTTGTAGATGCTCTTGATACTGCCATGATCATGGGTCTAGATGATGTTGTTTCTGAAGCGAGCTCATGGATTGAGTCGCACCTTTTAGATAGGATTAGACAGAAAGGGCAAGTTAATTTATTTGAAACCACAATACGGGTTTTGGGTGGTCTATTGAGTGCATATCATTTGAGTGGGGGGGATCAAGGCATGACCTTAGCACAGAAGGGGCCAAAACCTACTATTTATCTAGACATTGCAAAAAACTTGGCTGATCGTCTGCTATCTGCTTTTACTTCCAGTCCAACCACCATCCCTTTCAGTGATGTTGTGCTACGTGATTCCTCAGCTCATTCAGCTCCTGATGGACTGAGTAGTACTTCTGAAGTTTCCACTTTACAGCTTGAATTCAATTACCTCAGTGCAATTTCTGGTGATCCAAAGTATAGCACAGAAGGGATGAAGGTTTTGGCGCATTTGAAAACTCTTCCCAAGACAGAAGGACTAGTTCCTATCTACATCAG CCCTCATTCTGGTGAATTTAGTGGAGAAAATATTAGACTTGGATCTCGAGGTGATAGTTATTATGAGTACCTAATCAAAGTGTGGCTTCAGCTACGGGATACTCAGGATGGTAACTTCACTTATCTTCATGACATGTATGAGGAAGCAATGAGGGGAGTTAAACACATGCTTGTTCAAAAATCAACACCAAGTGAATTGTTTTTTGTGGGGGAATTACCTGTTGGACCGAAGGGTTACTTGAGTCCAAAAATGGATCACCTG GTATGTTTTTTGCCTGGTACTCTTGCGCTTGGTGCCACGAAAGGCCTCACAAAAGAGAAAGCAATGAAAGACAACCTTCTTACATTTGAAGACCTGGATAACCTGAAACTTGCAGAAGATTTAACCAAGACATGTTTTGAGATGTATTCAGTAACTTCCACCGGTCTGGCTCCTGAAATTGCATACTTCCATACTAAG GATTATTTTGAGAGTGGTCTTGATGGCGGAAATAAGAGTTCAGAATATGTAAATGACATAATAATCAAACATGCAGACCGTCACAATCTATTGCGTCCAGAAACTGTTGAATCCTTGTTCGTGTTATATCGAATCACTCAGGATCCAAA ATATCGAGAATGGGGTTGGCAGATCTTTGAGTCATTTGAGAAATACACAAAGGTAGAATCCGGCGGATACTCTTCTTTAGATGATGTCACCACAGTTCCTCCTCCAAAAAGAGACAAGATGGAGACATTTTTCCTGGGTGAAACATTGAAATATTTGTACTTGCTCTTCGGAGATAGCTCTGTTATGCCACTTGATAAATTTGTTTTTAACACGGAGGCTCATCCTTTACCAATCAAAAGCTCTTAA
- the LOC108453420 gene encoding mannosyl-oligosaccharide 1,2-alpha-mannosidase MNS3-like isoform X2 produces the protein MRRECGSCSTGKFLGLLMIFGLACLMLTHTNKAHSVSDGLAKGIATNEEHKEVTDIGIRFKKLFRRAPRLPPRLSPDEKIIHHNFTGKLNEPNVEEQWKARQQNVKDAFTHAWSGYKKFAMGYDELMPVSRLGVDGLGGLGATVVDALDTAMIMGLDDVVSEASSWIESHLLDRIRQKGQVNLFETTIRVLGGLLSAYHLSGGDQGMTLAQKGPKPTIYLDIAKNLADRLLSAFTSSPTTIPFSDVVLRDSSAHSAPDGLSSTSEVSTLQLEFNYLSAISGDPKYSTEGMKVLAHLKTLPKTEGLVPIYISPHSGEFSGENIRLGSRGDSYYEYLIKVWLQLRDTQDGNFTYLHDMYEEAMRGVKHMLVQKSTPSELFFVGELPVGPKGYLSPKMDHLVCFLPGTLALGATKGLTKEKAMKDNLLTFEDLDNLKLAEDLTKTCFEMYSVTSTGLAPEIAYFHTKDYFESGLDGGNKSSEYVNDIIIKHADRHNLLRPETVESLFVLYRITQDPKYREWGWQIFESFEKYTKVESGGYSSLDDVTTVPPPKRDKMETFFLGETLKYLYLLFGDSSVMPLDKFVFNTEAHPLPIKSS, from the exons ATGAGGCGTGAATGCGGAAGTTGTAGTACAGGGAAGTTTTTAGGTTTATTAATGATCTTTGGCTTAGCATGTCTTATGTTGACTCATACAAATAAAgcacattctgtttctgatggaCTAGCAAAAGGTATTGCGACAAATGAAGAACATAAGGAAGTTACTGATATTGGCATCAGGTTTAAAAAACTTTTCCGAAGAGCACCCCGCCTTCCTCCTCGATTATCGCCAGATGAAAAAATCATTCATCATAATTTTACCGGTAAATTAAATGAGCCTAATGTTGAAGAACAATGGAAAGCTAGACAACAAAATGTAAAGGATGCTTTCACCCATGCATGGTCTGGCTATAAGAAGTTTGCAATGGGTTATGATGAGCTGATGCCAGTGAGCCGGCTTGGAGTTGATGGGCTTGGAGGTCTAGGTGCTACAGTTGTAGATGCTCTTGATACTGCCATGATCATGGGTCTAGATGATGTTGTTTCTGAAGCGAGCTCATGGATTGAGTCGCACCTTTTAGATAGGATTAGACAGAAAGGGCAAGTTAATTTATTTGAAACCACAATACGGGTTTTGGGTGGTCTATTGAGTGCATATCATTTGAGTGGGGGGGATCAAGGCATGACCTTAGCACAGAAGGGGCCAAAACCTACTATTTATCTAGACATTGCAAAAAACTTGGCTGATCGTCTGCTATCTGCTTTTACTTCCAGTCCAACCACCATCCCTTTCAGTGATGTTGTGCTACGTGATTCCTCAGCTCATTCAGCTCCTGATGGACTGAGTAGTACTTCTGAAGTTTCCACTTTACAGCTTGAATTCAATTACCTCAGTGCAATTTCTGGTGATCCAAAGTATAGCACAGAAGGGATGAAGGTTTTGGCGCATTTGAAAACTCTTCCCAAGACAGAAGGACTAGTTCCTATCTACATCAG CCCTCATTCTGGTGAATTTAGTGGAGAAAATATTAGACTTGGATCTCGAGGTGATAGTTATTATGAGTACCTAATCAAAGTGTGGCTTCAGCTACGGGATACTCAGGATGGTAACTTCACTTATCTTCATGACATGTATGAGGAAGCAATGAGGGGAGTTAAACACATGCTTGTTCAAAAATCAACACCAAGTGAATTGTTTTTTGTGGGGGAATTACCTGTTGGACCGAAGGGTTACTTGAGTCCAAAAATGGATCACCTG GTATGTTTTTTGCCTGGTACTCTTGCGCTTGGTGCCACGAAAGGCCTCACAAAAGAGAAAGCAATGAAAGACAACCTTCTTACATTTGAAGACCTGGATAACCTGAAACTTGCAGAAGATTTAACCAAGACATGTTTTGAGATGTATTCAGTAACTTCCACCGGTCTGGCTCCTGAAATTGCATACTTCCATACTAAG GATTATTTTGAGAGTGGTCTTGATGGCGGAAATAAGAGTTCAGAATATGTAAATGACATAATAATCAAACATGCAGACCGTCACAATCTATTGCGTCCAGAAACTGTTGAATCCTTGTTCGTGTTATATCGAATCACTCAGGATCCAAA ATATCGAGAATGGGGTTGGCAGATCTTTGAGTCATTTGAGAAATACACAAAGGTAGAATCCGGCGGATACTCTTCTTTAGATGATGTCACCACAGTTCCTCCTCCAAAAAGAGACAAGATGGAGACATTTTTCCTGGGTGAAACATTGAAATATTTGTACTTGCTCTTCGGAGATAGCTCTGTTATGCCACTTGATAAATTTGTTTTTAACACGGAGGCTCATCCTTTACCAATCAAAAGCTCTTAA
- the LOC108453419 gene encoding potassium channel KAT1, with the protein MSFSCTKNFFQRFCMDEFRMDSDIHGSCFSSDLIPSLGARINHATKLRTYIISPFNPHYRAWEIWLVVLVIYSAWICPFEFAFLTDKNDALFIFDNIVNGFFAADIILTFFVAYLDGQSYLLVDDPKKIAIRYISTWLAFDVCSTAPFQSLSLMFTDHDSELGLRLLNMLRLWRLRRVSSLFARLEKDIRFNYFWTRCTKLISVTMFAVHCAGCFNYLIADRYPDPSRTWIGTVYPNFKQHSLWDRYVTSIYWSITTLTTTGYGDLHAENPREMLFYIFYMFFNLGLTAYLIGNMTNLVVHWTSRTRNFRDTVRAASEFVTRNQLSPRIQDQIMSHICLRFKAEGLKQQETLNSLPKAIRSSIAQHLFLHILQKAYLFQGVSDDFLFQLVSEMDAEYFPPKEDVILQNEAPTDLYILVSGAVNLISHADGHDQVCDLQVTEKVAAGDMFGEVGVLCCRPQPYTARTTELCQILRLNGTSLMSILQINTEEGRVMMRNLYMKINGLHSSSFDQSNIDPGLIQNSRLGQGAMGGSCLSAGYEEQSQREAIGINFSGSEAIETIQRGRFPMKGISTAEDGQTALHDAVPKGHNEMVKILVEGGAGVNKPDARARTPKASAEQQGSKSIYELLQTYEKNKNLDDEHRIEIIGPETTSPNGNRNWAQNFFNSPIYREEIIPTKKRVTIHMHLLSSSTSSRQLGKLILLPDSIQELLRVAGENFGGYTFTKVVNAENAEIDDVHVVRDGDNLFLHQNECENVHFNVT; encoded by the exons ATGTCATTTTCTTGTACGAAAAACTTCTTCCAACGGTTCTGCATGGATGAATTTCGTATGGACAGTGATATTCATGGCAGTTGCTTCTCAAGTGACCTCATTCCCTCACTTGGGGCTAGAATTAACCATGCGACCAAGCTACGTACATACATAATATCCCCTTTCAACCCTCATTATAG GGCTTGGGAGATATGGCTGGTTGTTCTAGTTATTTACTCTGCCTGGATCTGTCCATTCGAGTTTGCATTCCTAACTGACAAGAATGATGCACTTTTCATTTTTGATAACATTGTCAATGGCTTCTTTGCTGCTGACATTATTCTCACCTTCTTTGTTGCATATCTAGATGGCCAATCTTATCTCCTTGTTGATGATCCCAAGAAAATTGCCATCAG GTACATATCTACCTGGCTTGCTTTCGATGTCTGTTCCACTGCCCCATTTCAGTCTCTCAGCCTCATGTTCACAGATCATGACAGTGAACTTGGGCTCAGGCTACTCAACATGCTCAGACTCTGGCGTCTGAGACGTGTCAGCTCCCTGTTTGCAAG ACTTGAGAAAGACATTCGGTTCAACTACTTCTGGACTCGGTGCACCAAGCTCATTTCT GTGACCATGTTTGCGGTACATTGTGCTGGATGCTTTAACTATCTGATTGCAGATAGATATCCTGATCCTTCCAGGACCTGGATTGGTACAGTGTACCCAAATTTCAAACAGCACAGTCTCTGGGATAGATATGTGACTTCGATTTACTGGTCAATTACAACTCTCACCACCACTGGTTATGGAGACTTGCATGCTGAGAATCCAAGAGAGATGCTGTTTTATATCTTTTACATGTTCTTTAATTTGGGATTAACAGCTTACCTCATCGGGAACATGACTAACCTGGTAGTTCACTGGACAAGCCGGACCCGTAATTTT AGGGATACAGTTAGAGCTGCTTCGGAATTTGTGACACGAAATCAATTGTCCCCTCGCATACAAGATCAAATAATGTCACACATATGCTTAAGGTTCAAAGCAGAAGGATTGAAGCAACAAGAGACCCTAAATAGTTTACCCAAAGCCATCCGCTCAAGCATTGCACAGCATCTCTTCCTTCACATCCTGCAAAAAGCCTATCTCTTCCAAGGGGTTTCTGATGACTTCCTATTTCAGTTG GTTTCAGAAATGGATGCTGAGTATTTTCCACCCAAAGAAGATGTTATTCTGCAGAATGAAGCCCCAACGGATCTGTATATACTTGTCTCAGGAGCAGTT AACTTAATCTCCCATGCTGATGGGCATGATCAGGTATGTGATTTACAGGTTACGGAAAAGGTTGCAGCAGGAGATATGTTTGGAGAGGTTGGAGTTCTATGTTGTAGGCCACAACCATACACAGCTAGGACCACTGAGCTTTGTCAAATACTACGACTGAACGGAACCTCACTGATGAGCATCTTACAAATAAATACAGAAGAAGGACGTGTTATGATGCGTAATCTTTACATG AAAATAAATGGGCTTCACAGCAGCAGCTTTGACCAGTCCAATATAGATCCGGGGTTGATCCAGAATTCAAGGCTTGGGCAAGGAGCAATGGGAGGAAGTTGTTTGAGTGCTGGATATGAAGAGCAATCACAGAGAGAAGCAATAGGCATAAATTTCTCAGGATCAGAGGCTATAGAGACGATTCAAAGAGGTAGATTCCCTATGAAAGGAATTTCAACAGCAGAGGATGGCCAAACAGCTCTCCATGATGCTGTTCCTAAGGGGCATAATGAAATGGTTAAGATTCTGGTGGAGGGAGGAGCAGGCGTTAATAAACCAGATGCAAGAGCAAGGACGCCAAAAGCATCGGCAGAGCAGCAGGGAAGCAAGAGCATATATGAGCTCTTACAGACCTACGAAAAGAACAAAAATTTAGATGATGAACATAGGATAGAGATTATCGGGCCAGAAACAACTAGTCCAAATGGAAATAGAAATTGGGCCCAAAATTTCTTCAATTCACCCATTTACAGAGAGGAAATTATACCGACCAAGAAGAGAGTTACTATTCACATGCACTTGCTGAGCAGCAGTACATCAAGTAGGCAACTTGGAAAGTTGATACTCCTACCTGATTCAATACAAGAGCTTCTCAGAGTGGCTG GTGAAAATTTTGGAGGCTACACATTTACGAAAGTCGTTAATGCCGAGAATGCAGAAATAGATGATGTACACGTCGTTCGAGACGGTGATAATCTGTTTCTCCATCAAAATGAATGTGAGAATGTACATTTCAATGTGACCTGA